The following proteins come from a genomic window of Ailuropoda melanoleuca isolate Jingjing chromosome 2, ASM200744v2, whole genome shotgun sequence:
- the SCLY gene encoding selenocysteine lyase, producing the protein MSSALLFLAPTLSLEPAQACQSSLGHVXCLLLLTDSRGSPLLINHLRCPHEARVYYLLVGPSAAEWRVFHRTDSATEAVLKEHSRWLYPSVTFVPVSKVNGQVEVEDILAAVRPATCLVTIMLANNETGVIMPISDISQRIKALNQKRAASRLPVILLHTDAAQALGKRRVDVEDLGVDFLTIVGHKFYGPRIGALYVRGLGELTPLYPMLFGGGQERNFRPGTENTPMIAGLGKAAELVTRNCEAYEAHMRDVRDYLEERLAAEFDKQRIHLNSQFPGTERLPNTCNFSIRGPQLQGRAVLAQCRTLLASVGAACHSDHVDRPSPVLLSCGIPFDVARNALRLSVGRSTTRAEVDLVVQDLKQAVARLEGQA; encoded by the exons ATGAGCTCTGCCCTTCTCTTTCTGGCCCCTACCCTGTCCCTGGAGCCCGCCCAGGCCTGCCAGTCCTCTCTTGGGCATGTGNTCTGCTTACTGCTGCTCACTGATTCCCGGGGG TCACCTTTACTTATTAATCACCTGCG atgcCCTCATGAAGCAAGAGTGTATTACCTCCTTGTGGGCCCTTCAGCAGCAGAATGGAGAGTGTTCCACAGAACAGACTCAGCAACTGAAGCCGTGTTAAAGGAGCATTCACGTTGGCTATATCCAT CGGTCACCTTTGTGCCAGTATCCAAGGTGAATGGGCAGGTGGAGGTTGAGGATATCCTGGCAGCTGTCCGCCCGGCCACGTGCCTGGTGACTATCATGCTGGCCAATAACGAGACTGGTGTCATCATG CCCATCTCTGATATCAGTCAGCGAATTAAAGCCCTGAACCAGAAGCGGGCAGCTTCCAGGCTGCCGGTCATTCTGCTGCACACAGATGCAGCACAGGCCCTGGGGAAACGGCGCGTGGATGTGGAGGACCTGGGCGTGGACTTCCTGACCATCGTGGGGCACAAG ttctatgGTCCCAGGATTGGAGCACTTTATGTCCGAGGGCTCGGTGAACTTACCCCTCTGTACCCTATGCTGTTTGGAGGTGGACAAGAACGGAATTTCAGGCCAGG GACAGAGAACACGCCGATGATTGCCGGCCTCGGGAAG GCCGCGGAGCTGGTGACCAGGAACTGTGAGGCTTACGAGGCCCACATGCGAGATGTTCGTGACTACCTGGAGGAGCGGCTGGCG GCTGAATTTGATAAGCAGAGAATCCATCTGAACAGCCAGTTTCCAGGGACCGAACGACTCCCCAACACATGCAACTTTTCCATCCGGGGACCCCAGCTCCAAG GCCGTGCGGTGCTGGCCCAGTGCAGGACGCTGCTGGCCAGCGTGGGGGCTGCGTGCCACTCGGACCACGTGGATCG gccgtCTCCGGTGCTGCTGAGCTGCGGCATTCCTTTCGACGTGGCCAGGAACGCGCTCCGGCTCAGCGTAGGCCGCAGCACCACCAGGGCCGAGGTGGACCTCGTCGTGCAGGACCTGAAGCAGGCTGTGGCCCGGCTGGAGGGCCAGGCCTAG